In Gloeocapsa sp. PCC 73106, a genomic segment contains:
- a CDS encoding glycerol-3-phosphate acyltransferase has protein sequence MKIIPALLVIGLSFALGAFPLINWISYYLSGKKLNHLGTGNISVSAAFYHGGKLIGILAVLSEAIKGVGVVWLARILLPGEDAGEIVALIALVLGRYFVAQGAGTTNVFWGMIAHDLAVAVLTLVCGGVSFSLWRRRQSAKILVLVWLVVIMAWRHWSQPALIIATVVLCLLLGWIYQRIPDDLDLSTQKVNPESAQMFRFLQGKNTQISLKTSLNPREVGQKAANLAQLLSWGYRVPDGLVLRPEDDPESLVADLTLGSSNPLVVRSSAVGEDSDLSSAAGQYKTVLNITNREDLVSAIAACRESYNNPVARQYRQDQGQIEQKMAVIIQKQINGVFSGVAFSRDPLNQGDGAVVIEALPGDASQVVSGKITPESYRIVVKDSPRITEFKMAQTQVIEAIAQIAREVETLYHGIPQDLEWTYDGEYLWLLQTRPITTLQPMWTRKIAAEVIPGVIKPLTWSINRPLTCGVWGEIFTLVLGKRAEGLDFEATATLHWGRAYFNATLLGDIFRRMGLPPESLEFLTRGAKMSRPPLAATWQNLPGLGRLLVREWNLVRDFERDDREYFQPFLANLPSNKGDLTEILALLKRATYYSILAPLSLALRQGILKVEAESLDSSVTPEVASVRSLAQLATEASLILPNPLPSDLFNYLSQTTEGKKILLQFEQLLSRYGYLSETATDISVPRWCENPSLVRNLFSEFFVVPQPTKRSQAEGLRVKIVQQRLNLKGRVTEVYSQLLAQLRWSFLVLGEQWVKLGQIEAVEEIFWLEYAEIVEIRANQRQLDREIIQKRKSEWLGIKEITAVPYLVYGNHPQELTPRNYAAEGILTGIGASPGEKTGIVKIVLNFDNLGEINSEMILVVPYTDSGWGAFLARAGGIIAEAGGRLSHGAIIAREYGIPAVMDVHDATRLLKDGQRVRINGQRGVVEVLV, from the coding sequence ATGAAAATTATACCAGCTTTACTGGTAATTGGTTTGAGTTTCGCTTTGGGAGCTTTCCCCTTGATTAACTGGATTAGTTATTATTTAAGCGGAAAAAAGCTGAATCATTTGGGTACAGGGAACATCTCTGTATCTGCTGCTTTTTATCACGGGGGTAAGTTGATAGGGATTTTAGCGGTATTATCTGAAGCGATTAAGGGTGTGGGAGTAGTCTGGTTGGCGAGAATATTGCTTCCTGGAGAAGATGCTGGGGAAATAGTGGCTTTAATCGCTCTAGTTTTGGGACGTTACTTTGTGGCTCAAGGTGCCGGTACGACTAACGTTTTTTGGGGTATGATCGCTCATGATTTAGCGGTAGCTGTCTTAACTTTGGTGTGTGGTGGTGTGAGTTTTAGTCTCTGGCGCCGACGTCAAAGTGCTAAAATCCTAGTACTAGTATGGCTGGTGGTGATTATGGCTTGGCGTCATTGGTCACAACCTGCTTTGATAATAGCAACTGTGGTTCTATGTCTATTACTAGGCTGGATTTATCAGCGCATTCCCGATGATTTAGATTTATCTACTCAAAAAGTTAACCCGGAATCAGCTCAAATGTTTCGTTTTTTGCAGGGAAAAAATACCCAGATAAGTTTAAAAACCAGCTTAAATCCTCGAGAAGTGGGTCAAAAAGCGGCTAATTTAGCTCAGTTACTCAGTTGGGGCTATCGAGTACCCGATGGTTTGGTTTTACGTCCAGAAGATGATCCAGAGTCTTTAGTAGCAGACTTGACTCTTGGGAGTTCTAATCCTTTGGTAGTGCGTTCTTCCGCTGTGGGGGAAGACTCGGATTTAAGTTCTGCTGCTGGACAATATAAAACTGTTCTTAATATTACTAATCGAGAGGATTTGGTGTCAGCGATCGCAGCTTGTAGAGAGTCCTATAATAACCCAGTGGCTAGACAGTATCGGCAGGATCAAGGACAAATCGAGCAGAAAATGGCGGTAATTATCCAAAAACAAATTAATGGGGTCTTTTCTGGGGTGGCTTTTAGTCGAGATCCTCTAAATCAAGGAGATGGAGCGGTAGTGATTGAAGCTTTACCCGGGGATGCTAGTCAGGTGGTATCGGGTAAGATTACACCGGAATCATATCGGATTGTGGTTAAAGATAGTCCCAGGATAACCGAGTTCAAGATGGCTCAAACTCAGGTAATCGAGGCGATCGCTCAAATTGCTCGAGAAGTTGAAACTCTTTACCACGGTATTCCTCAAGATCTAGAATGGACTTATGACGGTGAATATTTATGGTTATTACAAACTCGACCCATTACTACTCTACAACCGATGTGGACGAGAAAAATAGCGGCGGAGGTGATTCCTGGTGTAATTAAACCCTTGACTTGGTCGATTAATCGCCCTCTGACTTGTGGTGTTTGGGGAGAAATATTTACTCTGGTTTTAGGAAAACGCGCCGAGGGTTTGGATTTTGAGGCTACAGCTACTTTACATTGGGGTCGAGCTTATTTCAATGCTACTCTCTTGGGAGATATCTTTAGACGTATGGGATTACCTCCAGAAAGTTTAGAGTTTCTCACTAGGGGTGCCAAAATGAGTAGACCACCTTTAGCTGCCACTTGGCAAAATCTTCCAGGTTTGGGAAGGTTATTAGTAAGGGAATGGAATCTAGTTCGGGATTTTGAGCGGGATGATCGGGAGTATTTTCAGCCATTTCTAGCAAATTTACCGAGTAATAAAGGGGATTTGACTGAGATTTTAGCGTTACTCAAGCGGGCTACTTATTACAGTATTTTGGCGCCTTTGAGTTTGGCTTTACGTCAAGGAATATTGAAAGTGGAAGCTGAGAGTTTAGATAGTAGCGTCACACCAGAGGTAGCGTCGGTGCGATCGCTCGCTCAATTAGCCACAGAAGCTAGTCTAATACTTCCGAATCCTTTACCGTCGGATTTATTTAACTATCTGTCTCAAACCACTGAAGGAAAAAAAATCTTACTCCAATTTGAGCAATTACTCTCTCGCTATGGTTATCTGAGTGAAACTGCTACGGATATCTCTGTACCTCGTTGGTGCGAAAATCCTAGTTTGGTTCGAAATTTGTTCTCTGAGTTTTTTGTAGTTCCTCAACCGACTAAAAGGAGTCAAGCCGAGGGTTTAAGAGTTAAAATTGTGCAGCAACGACTTAATTTAAAAGGACGTGTCACAGAGGTTTATTCTCAACTATTGGCGCAACTTCGTTGGAGTTTTTTGGTTTTAGGAGAACAATGGGTAAAATTAGGGCAAATAGAGGCTGTAGAGGAGATTTTTTGGCTAGAATACGCGGAAATAGTCGAGATTAGAGCTAATCAACGTCAGTTAGACCGAGAAATTATCCAAAAAAGAAAATCAGAATGGTTGGGGATCAAAGAAATTACTGCAGTACCTTATCTAGTTTATGGCAATCATCCACAAGAATTAACCCCGAGAAACTATGCTGCAGAGGGAATACTTACCGGAATCGGTGCAAGTCCAGGAGAAAAAACCGGAATAGTTAAAATAGTACTGAATTTCGATAACTTAGGAGAAATCAATAGTGAGATGATTCTGGTTGTACCCTATACTGATTCAGGTTGGGGGGCGTTTTTAGCCCGCGCTGGGGGTATCATTGCTGAAGCGGGAGGACGTCTTTCCCACGGTGCGATTATTGCTCGTGAATATGGGATACCGGCGGTTATGGATGTGCACGATGCTACCAGATTACTCAAAGATGGTCAAAGAGTAAGGATTAATGGGCAAAGGGGAGTGGTGGAAGTCTTAGTATGA